In a genomic window of Polycladomyces abyssicola:
- the sucD gene encoding succinate--CoA ligase subunit alpha, with protein sequence MSIFVNKDTKVIVQGITGSNGLFHTKQMIEYGTQIVAGVTPGKGGTEVEGVPVFNTVAEAVEKTGANASVIYVPPAFAADAIMEAVDAELDLVVCITEGIPVLDMVKVKRYMEGKKTRLIGPNCPGVITPGECKIGIMPGYIHTPGHIGIVSRSGTLTYEAVHQLTTRGIGQSTAVGIGGDPVNGTNFIDCLKAFQEDPDTKAVILIGEIGGTAEEEAAEWIRENMDKPVVGFIGGQTAPPGKRMGHAGAIISGGKGTAAEKIAKLEECGVKVAPTPAAIGETLVEVLKENGLLEACITKK encoded by the coding sequence TTGAGTATTTTCGTCAATAAAGACACCAAAGTCATCGTGCAGGGCATCACTGGTTCCAACGGCTTGTTCCACACCAAGCAAATGATTGAATACGGCACCCAGATTGTGGCCGGTGTCACCCCCGGTAAAGGGGGCACTGAGGTGGAAGGCGTGCCGGTGTTCAACACCGTGGCTGAAGCGGTGGAAAAAACGGGAGCCAATGCGTCGGTGATCTACGTGCCGCCGGCGTTCGCCGCGGACGCGATCATGGAAGCGGTGGATGCGGAACTGGATCTGGTCGTCTGCATCACCGAAGGCATCCCGGTATTGGACATGGTGAAAGTGAAACGGTATATGGAAGGCAAAAAGACGCGTCTGATCGGACCCAACTGTCCGGGCGTCATCACACCGGGTGAATGCAAAATCGGAATCATGCCCGGATACATTCACACCCCGGGTCACATCGGGATCGTGTCCCGCAGCGGCACGCTCACCTATGAAGCGGTACATCAATTGACCACCCGCGGCATCGGACAGTCCACTGCGGTAGGGATCGGCGGTGACCCGGTAAACGGCACCAACTTTATTGACTGCCTGAAGGCGTTCCAGGAAGACCCGGACACCAAAGCCGTCATCTTGATCGGTGAAATCGGCGGTACGGCCGAAGAAGAAGCGGCCGAGTGGATTCGGGAGAACATGGACAAACCGGTGGTCGGGTTCATCGGTGGACAAACGGCGCCTCCGGGTAAACGGATGGGACATGCTGGTGCCATCATCTCCGGCGGTAAAGGTACCGCAGCGGAAAAAATCGCAAAGTTGGAGGAGTGCGGGGTCAAAGTGGCACCCACTCCGGCCGCTATCGGCGAGACGCTGGTCGAGGTTCTGAAAGAGAACGGCTTGCTGGAAGCCTGCATCACGAAGAAATGA
- the sucC gene encoding ADP-forming succinate--CoA ligase subunit beta, with amino-acid sequence MNVHEYQGKEVLKQYGVAVPNGRVAFTPEEAVEAARALGGELWVVKAQIHAGGRGKAGGVKLARSLDEVRAYAEELLGKVLVTHQTGPEGKEVKRLLIEEGCKIEKEYYVGMVVDRSKGRVTMMASEEGGTEIEEVAAKTPEKIFKETIDPAVGLLPFQARRLAYAINIPRDRVNQAVKFMMGLYQAFVDKDCSLAEINPLVTTADGRVMALDAKLNFDDNALYRHPDIVELRDLDEEDPKEVEASKYDLNYIALDGNIGCMVNGAGLAMATMDIIKHYGGEPANFLDVGGGATTEKVTEAFKIILADPNVKGILVNIFGGIMKCDVIATGVVEAAKQVGLDRPLVVRLEGTNVEKGKQILNESGLKIVAADSMADAAQKIVSLVK; translated from the coding sequence ATGAACGTACATGAGTACCAGGGCAAAGAGGTGCTGAAACAGTACGGGGTTGCGGTGCCGAACGGGCGAGTCGCTTTCACCCCGGAGGAAGCGGTGGAAGCGGCCCGGGCGTTGGGCGGAGAGCTGTGGGTGGTTAAAGCGCAAATTCACGCCGGCGGCCGTGGTAAAGCGGGCGGGGTGAAGCTGGCGCGCAGTTTGGATGAAGTACGCGCTTATGCGGAGGAATTGCTGGGCAAAGTGCTGGTCACCCATCAAACCGGCCCCGAAGGAAAAGAAGTGAAGCGCCTGCTTATCGAAGAAGGATGCAAAATTGAGAAGGAATACTACGTTGGCATGGTCGTGGATCGTTCCAAAGGTCGCGTGACGATGATGGCTTCCGAAGAAGGTGGAACGGAGATTGAAGAAGTGGCGGCCAAAACACCGGAAAAAATCTTCAAGGAAACGATCGATCCGGCTGTCGGCTTGCTGCCGTTCCAAGCCCGTCGTCTCGCTTATGCGATCAACATCCCCCGCGATCGGGTGAACCAAGCCGTCAAGTTCATGATGGGCTTGTACCAAGCTTTCGTTGATAAAGATTGTTCGTTGGCGGAAATCAACCCGCTCGTCACGACAGCCGACGGGCGTGTGATGGCATTGGATGCCAAGCTGAACTTCGACGACAATGCCTTGTATCGTCATCCTGACATCGTGGAGTTGCGCGATCTGGATGAAGAAGATCCGAAAGAAGTGGAAGCTTCCAAATACGACCTCAACTACATCGCCTTGGACGGCAACATCGGCTGCATGGTGAACGGGGCCGGCCTGGCCATGGCGACGATGGACATCATCAAACATTATGGCGGCGAACCTGCCAACTTCCTGGATGTGGGCGGCGGCGCGACGACCGAAAAAGTGACCGAAGCCTTCAAGATCATTTTGGCTGATCCCAATGTCAAGGGGATTTTGGTCAACATTTTCGGCGGAATCATGAAATGCGACGTGATCGCCACCGGCGTCGTGGAAGCGGCCAAACAGGTGGGATTGGATCGCCCCCTGGTTGTGCGGCTGGAAGGAACCAACGTGGAAAAAGGAAAACAAATCCTGAACGAATCCGGCTTGAAAATCGTGGCTGCTGATTCGATGGCCGACGCGGCGCAAAAAATCGTTTCGCTGGTGAAGTGA
- a CDS encoding WYL domain-containing protein codes for MVDIVLQQAVRKNEPVEIIYMDNRAGAITQRQIRIYRMTAETVKAYCYERQAVRTFRRDHILAAQRGERRRGSRQ; via the coding sequence ATGGTGGACATCGTGCTCCAACAGGCGGTTCGCAAAAATGAACCGGTGGAGATCATTTATATGGACAATAGGGCGGGTGCCATCACCCAACGGCAGATACGAATTTACCGGATGACGGCAGAAACGGTCAAAGCTTATTGTTACGAGCGGCAAGCCGTGCGCACGTTCCGGCGGGATCATATTTTGGCCGCACAGAGGGGGGAGCGGCGGCGTGGATCGCGGCAATAA
- a CDS encoding MurR/RpiR family transcriptional regulator, which translates to MPVSDKHDVFQRIRQKISRMSKAQRQIAAYIEAHPDTVPFLTTAQLAKQAGVGEATVIRFATTLGFAGFTEMQRSLQEQLRKRVTTVERLDLAEELYSEEQRIAYEVLSDDLSNLKQTIQMLDIDMFGKAVQQIHQAKSVTIIAFRSSHALGSFLAFYLHLLKKNTRLITESDTMFEQLSTLGSNDLVIGISFSRYTSRTVQALQYVRKQGVKTLAITDSHRSPLANTSDLYLIAASSSPSFLDSFVAPLSLINALLIAVARINKQEITRHLKNMEHLWEMEGIYYPSENKIGR; encoded by the coding sequence ATGCCCGTGTCTGACAAGCATGACGTTTTTCAAAGAATACGGCAGAAAATCAGCCGGATGAGCAAGGCACAACGACAAATTGCGGCTTATATCGAGGCACACCCGGATACCGTGCCGTTTTTGACTACGGCCCAGTTGGCCAAACAAGCAGGTGTAGGCGAAGCGACCGTCATCCGCTTCGCCACCACCCTCGGATTTGCGGGATTTACGGAAATGCAACGCAGTTTGCAAGAACAGCTTCGCAAACGCGTCACAACGGTTGAGCGGTTGGACTTGGCAGAAGAACTGTACTCCGAAGAACAACGCATCGCCTATGAAGTTTTATCCGATGATCTGTCCAATTTGAAACAAACCATTCAGATGTTGGACATCGATATGTTCGGCAAAGCCGTTCAACAGATACACCAAGCAAAATCCGTCACCATCATCGCATTTCGCAGCTCCCATGCTTTGGGTTCATTCTTGGCGTTTTATCTGCATTTGCTGAAGAAAAACACCCGGCTGATCACGGAATCCGATACGATGTTCGAACAACTTTCCACGCTGGGTTCCAATGATTTGGTTATTGGAATCAGTTTTTCCCGCTATACGTCACGAACGGTTCAAGCCTTGCAATATGTGAGAAAGCAAGGGGTAAAGACATTGGCGATTACCGATTCGCACCGTTCACCCCTTGCAAACACATCCGATCTCTACCTGATCGCTGCGAGCAGCTCGCCTTCTTTCCTCGACTCTTTCGTCGCCCCACTCAGCCTGATCAACGCGTTGCTGATCGCGGTTGCAAGGATCAATAAACAGGAAATTACCCGTCATCTGAAAAATATGGAGCACTTGTGGGAGATGGAAGGGATTTATTATCCTTCGGAAAACAAAATCGGCCGGTAG
- a CDS encoding aspartate aminotransferase family protein has product MENGSFLHKTAARSAQMYREAARWIPGGVTANIKYFTPYPIFMDSASGAYLYDVDGNQYIDYNLCYGALILGHGDQRIIAAINETFSHIGTTIFGTPHRLEAEMARVLVDLYPGIEKVRFTNSGLEATLLAIRLAMAWTGRKKLAKFEGHYHGSYDQVLISVTPQKRNLRRHPVKTSDSLGLPEYYAENTVVLPFNEWDQTEEILHQHRHEIAAVIMEPIQGGFIPPDETFLKRLRELTQQYGIVLIFDEVKTGFRTGLSGAQGIYGVVPDLTALGKVLGGGFPVGAVGGRVEMMELCSPASGVDILTTEQQPPSFGQDQPLFHSGTYNGHPIVLTAGLATIQVLRESGVYPQLEANTTQLRNGMEEILSRYGIASQTVGIGSIFNLVLADLPVRRIQDVLESNLSLRRNLDTHLLNQGVFIKPLNRFSLSTAHSAEVIDETLERFELAVKSLVRK; this is encoded by the coding sequence ATGGAAAACGGTTCATTCCTCCACAAGACTGCTGCTCGTTCCGCCCAAATGTACCGTGAAGCGGCCAGGTGGATACCGGGCGGGGTGACAGCCAACATCAAATATTTCACTCCCTACCCCATCTTCATGGATTCGGCCTCCGGCGCTTACCTTTACGATGTTGACGGCAATCAATATATTGATTACAACCTATGTTACGGAGCGCTCATTCTGGGACACGGGGATCAGAGAATCATCGCCGCCATCAACGAAACATTCTCGCACATCGGTACCACGATCTTCGGAACACCCCATCGGCTGGAAGCGGAAATGGCCCGCGTATTGGTCGACTTGTACCCCGGGATCGAAAAGGTTCGTTTCACCAACTCGGGATTGGAAGCCACATTGCTGGCCATTCGATTAGCCATGGCGTGGACCGGGAGAAAAAAGTTGGCCAAATTTGAAGGTCACTATCACGGAAGTTATGATCAAGTGCTGATCAGCGTAACCCCCCAAAAACGAAATCTCAGACGGCATCCGGTAAAAACGTCAGATTCCCTCGGTCTACCTGAATATTACGCAGAAAACACCGTGGTTCTTCCGTTTAATGAATGGGACCAAACGGAAGAAATCCTCCATCAACATCGTCATGAAATTGCCGCTGTGATCATGGAACCGATCCAGGGAGGATTTATTCCACCGGATGAAACTTTCCTGAAAAGGTTACGTGAACTCACGCAACAATATGGGATCGTACTGATATTTGACGAGGTGAAGACAGGATTTCGCACCGGATTGTCGGGGGCGCAAGGTATATACGGGGTGGTTCCCGATTTGACCGCCCTCGGAAAAGTGTTGGGAGGCGGGTTTCCTGTCGGAGCGGTTGGAGGTCGGGTGGAAATGATGGAATTATGTTCACCCGCCAGTGGAGTGGACATTTTGACGACCGAACAGCAACCACCGTCTTTTGGTCAGGACCAACCCTTATTTCACAGCGGCACTTATAACGGTCATCCCATTGTCCTCACCGCTGGATTGGCTACGATCCAAGTACTTCGAGAATCCGGAGTTTATCCGCAACTGGAGGCAAACACGACGCAATTGCGCAACGGAATGGAGGAAATCTTGTCCCGCTACGGAATCGCGTCTCAGACCGTCGGCATAGGCAGCATATTCAATTTGGTGCTGGCGGATCTGCCTGTCCGCCGTATCCAGGATGTCTTGGAGTCAAATCTGTCTTTGCGGAGGAATTTGGACACGCACTTGTTAAACCAAGGAGTTTTCATCAAACCGCTCAATCGTTTCTCTCTGTCAACGGCCCATTCCGCCGAAGTGATTGATGAAACACTGGAACGATTTGAGCTTGCCGTCAAAAGTCTGGTAAGAAAGTAG
- a CDS encoding cupredoxin domain-containing protein, producing MSTRRYWLYLVVLLFLAGVVTVWKAPFVARDASAGQPTASSQEKKFYMVTGEFKGRYQGKKLEAYRWDPGMIVVHQGDRVHLMIRGVSGKEHPFSIEGYNVRGNVRQGHMTHVSFTANKPGTFQLICHTHPTAETNGPMIGYIVVLPR from the coding sequence ATGTCAACAAGACGTTATTGGCTGTATTTGGTGGTGCTTCTATTCTTGGCGGGCGTTGTCACAGTATGGAAAGCGCCGTTTGTGGCACGCGACGCTTCTGCCGGTCAACCGACCGCGTCATCACAGGAAAAGAAGTTTTATATGGTAACCGGGGAGTTCAAGGGTCGGTACCAAGGCAAAAAACTGGAAGCGTACCGATGGGACCCCGGTATGATCGTGGTTCATCAAGGGGACCGCGTTCATCTGATGATTCGGGGCGTCAGCGGCAAAGAGCATCCGTTTTCCATCGAAGGGTACAACGTACGGGGTAACGTCAGGCAGGGACATATGACGCACGTCTCCTTTACGGCGAACAAACCCGGTACGTTTCAACTGATTTGCCACACTCATCCCACCGCCGAAACCAATGGTCCCATGATCGGATACATCGTCGTTTTGCCGCGCTAA
- a CDS encoding YolD-like family protein — protein MDRGNKLWEGHRMFLPEHAALYRERKRERYTPPVLDEQRWEEIDRLVSEAMREGWTLCWTVFHPDGPYVVQGRVGRIRPEQGWIEVCGADGGIRVPLNRLVDVRPVEE, from the coding sequence GTGGATCGCGGCAATAAACTGTGGGAGGGACACCGGATGTTTCTTCCGGAACATGCGGCGTTGTACCGTGAACGAAAACGGGAACGGTATACTCCCCCCGTATTGGACGAACAGCGGTGGGAAGAGATCGACCGGTTGGTATCCGAAGCCATGAGGGAAGGATGGACATTGTGCTGGACCGTCTTCCATCCTGACGGGCCTTATGTCGTCCAAGGCCGCGTCGGGCGAATTCGTCCTGAACAGGGATGGATCGAAGTGTGCGGAGCGGATGGCGGGATACGGGTCCCGCTGAATCGTCTGGTCGATGTCCGTCCGGTGGAGGAGTGA
- the dprA gene encoding DNA-processing protein DprA, with product MKERDAWIALHQVKGVGWHTIDRLHRAGWVPPHPMSPAVMEAARAMGVTQQRLDRIREKCTPAFVREVKVELQRREICAVTVWDDDYPSLLREIPQPPWVLYVKGDVSFLDGPGIAVVGTRKPTPYGRQAARMLSEQLAGAGWVVVSGMATGIDSEAHRGALRKNGATVAVLGTGVDVVYPRNNRSLYHELIRHGAVCSEMPPGTEPHPGLFPQRNRIISGLSYGTVVVEAAERSGSLITADCSMEQGREVFAVPGPITSTQSAGTHRLIQEGAKCVRRVEDIWEEFAHLMPSPSHESSGGANLPLTVEEERVFSLIGIDPVSLETVMNRCPLPAEAVHSVLLSLQLKERIRQLPGMQFVRM from the coding sequence GTGAAGGAGCGGGATGCATGGATCGCATTGCATCAGGTGAAGGGGGTGGGTTGGCATACCATTGATCGGTTGCATCGGGCCGGTTGGGTCCCGCCCCATCCAATGTCTCCGGCCGTGATGGAGGCAGCCCGGGCGATGGGTGTGACGCAACAGCGATTGGATCGGATCAGGGAAAAATGTACCCCGGCGTTTGTTCGTGAAGTAAAGGTGGAATTGCAAAGAAGGGAGATCTGTGCGGTTACAGTGTGGGATGACGATTACCCATCCTTGCTGCGGGAAATCCCGCAACCTCCTTGGGTGTTATATGTCAAAGGGGATGTATCGTTTCTTGACGGCCCGGGCATCGCCGTGGTGGGGACTCGAAAGCCGACACCGTACGGTCGCCAGGCGGCACGCATGTTGTCCGAACAGTTGGCTGGTGCAGGTTGGGTAGTGGTCAGCGGGATGGCGACGGGGATCGACAGTGAGGCTCATCGTGGTGCATTGCGGAAAAACGGGGCGACAGTGGCTGTATTGGGGACGGGCGTCGATGTGGTATATCCCAGAAACAACCGATCGTTGTATCACGAATTGATCCGACACGGTGCGGTCTGCTCGGAGATGCCGCCGGGGACGGAACCGCATCCCGGTCTATTTCCTCAACGCAATCGCATCATCAGCGGATTGTCATACGGCACGGTGGTGGTGGAGGCCGCGGAGCGGAGCGGGTCGCTTATCACCGCTGACTGCAGCATGGAACAAGGACGGGAAGTGTTCGCGGTACCGGGGCCGATCACCTCGACACAAAGCGCAGGAACACACCGCCTCATCCAGGAAGGGGCGAAATGTGTGCGTCGGGTGGAAGACATTTGGGAAGAATTCGCTCATCTGATGCCGTCGCCTTCTCACGAATCTTCTGGCGGAGCCAATCTTCCCCTCACGGTGGAGGAAGAGCGGGTGTTCTCGCTGATCGGGATCGACCCCGTTTCATTGGAAACAGTGATGAATCGATGTCCGCTTCCGGCTGAAGCAGTTCATTCTGTTTTATTGTCCCTGCAGTTGAAAGAACGCATCCGACAATTGCCGGGAATGCAGTTTGTTCGGATGTGA